A stretch of Microbulbifer sp. SAOS-129_SWC DNA encodes these proteins:
- a CDS encoding DNA N-6-adenine-methyltransferase: MDGLFTNTQADRSPRKSVEWYTPAWIFEELGIDFDLDPSSPHDAETAVPAEVKYTVFDDGLSKPWFGRVWLNPPYGRDTPQWIRRMVDHGCGIALVFSRTDAAWFQEAMTACAAILFMKGRVQFTPGRENQHKRSRCGAGTAMLAFGQGCADALQKMSSRGTYIDRRTNGIAP, encoded by the coding sequence ATGGACGGTTTGTTTACCAACACCCAGGCAGACAGAAGCCCGAGAAAAAGCGTCGAGTGGTACACGCCCGCGTGGATATTCGAGGAGCTTGGAATCGACTTCGACCTAGACCCGAGCTCACCACATGATGCTGAAACCGCAGTCCCGGCTGAAGTGAAGTACACGGTCTTCGACGATGGACTGAGTAAGCCGTGGTTCGGTCGCGTCTGGTTGAACCCGCCCTACGGCCGTGACACACCCCAATGGATCCGGCGCATGGTTGACCACGGATGCGGCATTGCCCTGGTATTCAGTCGAACCGATGCGGCCTGGTTTCAGGAGGCGATGACTGCATGTGCGGCAATACTTTTCATGAAGGGGAGAGTGCAATTCACTCCCGGCCGAGAAAACCAACATAAACGAAGCCGTTGCGGCGCCGGTACCGCCATGCTCGCATTCGGCCAAGGGTGCGCAGACGCCCTGCAGAAGATGAGCTCCAGAGGTACCTACATCGATCGCCGCACCAACGGGATAGCGCCATGA